The following proteins come from a genomic window of Dehalococcoidales bacterium:
- a CDS encoding histidine kinase: MLYRGLGKQLAIALEAVGCSLIGVGLAIELMMGADMGYVVITGGACAISVGGMVFAKLIRKKGDKSE, encoded by the coding sequence ATGCTTTACCGGGGACTGGGGAAACAACTGGCCATAGCTCTGGAGGCGGTCGGCTGCAGCCTGATCGGTGTCGGCCTTGCCATTGAACTCATGATGGGCGCTGATATGGGTTATGTCGTCATTACTGGCGGTGCTTGCGCCATCTCTGTCGGCGGTATGGTCTTTGCCAAATTAATCCGTAAAAAGGGGGACAAGAGTGAATAG